A stretch of DNA from Thermodesulfovibrionales bacterium:
GTGGAGTTTTTTTGGCGGGAACATGTAAAACTGGATGAATGTCGGCGTCAGCCGCTTGATGACGGCGAAGAGCTTCCAGATAATATTTCTCGTCGAGATGTCCTCTATGCCGTAGAAGACGACCCGTTCATCTATGGCCGCTTCGCGTAGTATCTCGTCCACGTCAATGCCTTCCATATATCCCATCTGCATCTCAAAGACGCGGAGGCCGTTTGCGAGGTCCTCCCTGAAGAACCCTGCGACGCCGTAAGGGTCGTCCCTCTTTATAAGGGAGACAAAGATATTGTCTTCATAGAGTATGCCGTGGTAGAACATCGTCTGCGTGATATAGAAGGGGATTTCCCGGACGTCTTTCAGGAGGAAGAGGGCGGTGCCCTTGATTCTTTCGGAGGTCCCGTAGACCCTGTTGAACTTCAGGAGAAAATCTTCGAGGGGCATGAAATCCATCATCCGGTAAAGTTTCCTCTGCCCCTGCGTATAGAGGAGAATCGTCGCCAGAGGAAAGAATGCGATGACGAGCGACCAGTATCCGCCGTGGGGTAGTTTGGTAAAGTTTGCGCTGAGGTAGGTGATATCGATGAATGTCACGAGCAATGAGACGAAGGCAAAGAAATGCTGTTTCCTGGCCGAAAAGATCCAAATCATCATGATGCCGGTGAGGGTCATGGTTCCCGTGACCGCCAGACCGTATGCGGCGGCGAGGCGGCTCGATTCCTGAAATTGGAGCATGATGAAGAGCACGGCAAAGAGCAGGAACCAGTTGACACTCCCGATATATATCTGCGACCTCCTCTCCCAAGAGGTATAATCGACCCTGAACATCGGCATGATCCTTGTGTTGATGCCCTGAAAGACGATCGAAAACATCCCGCTGATCATCGCCTGAGACGCAATGATCGTCGCGGTGATGCTCAGGAGAAGAAAGGGCACATAGAAAGTCCTTGCATGAGAGAAGATCATCTCGAAGAGGATGTTCTTCGCTTCGGGATGTCTCAGGAGATAGGCGCCCTGTCCCAGATAATTGAACACAAGGGCGACAAAGACCCCCGACCATGCCTGCCGGATCGGTCTCGCCCCGAGATGGCCCATGTCGGCATAGAGCGCCTCGCCGCCCGTCGCGCAGAGGATGATCTCTCCCAGGGCGATAAAACCAGCGACCTTGTTTCTCAGGAGAAACTGTATGCCGTGATAGGGATTGAGCGCATCGATGACCGCCGGCGCCTCGAGTATGGAATCCACCCCTGAAATGAGAAGAGCGGCAAACCATACAATCATGATCGGCCCGAACGCCCCCGCGACCTTTTCCGTCCCCTTGCTCTGGAACGCAAAGAGGATGACTGCGATGACCATCGAAATGAGCACGATGACTGTCTTCGACAGGTTTTCCAATCCCGGGATGAGCACCGCCCCTTCAACGGCGCTCAATATGCTGATGGCAGGCGTGATGACCCCGTCTCCTATGAGGAGCGAGATCCCTATGAAGGAGAGTATCGACACAAGGATGATGCTCCTTCGGGACTTGAGTCCGGAAGCAAGAATCTCCCTCAGCACGATCGTTCCTCCTTCTCCCCGTCTGCTGAGATTCATGGCTATCCAGGCGTACTGCACCGTTACCAGGGCAACGAGAGTCCAGATGACGAGGGATAGGACGCCGATGATGTTGTCATGAGTCGGTTTCAGGAGAAGGAAGACCACCGTCAGCGTGTAGATAGGACTGGTTCCGATGTCTCCGAATACGAGACCGAGTGACTTGACGATGCCTTTTATCTGGTTCTCTTTCTCCCGCATGTCCATGACCTTCCGGGTCCGTCTATTTTAGCTATCGTTTGC
This window harbors:
- a CDS encoding KUP/HAK/KT family potassium transporter, producing the protein MDMREKENQIKGIVKSLGLVFGDIGTSPIYTLTVVFLLLKPTHDNIIGVLSLVIWTLVALVTVQYAWIAMNLSRRGEGGTIVLREILASGLKSRRSIILVSILSFIGISLLIGDGVITPAISILSAVEGAVLIPGLENLSKTVIVLISMVIAVILFAFQSKGTEKVAGAFGPIMIVWFAALLISGVDSILEAPAVIDALNPYHGIQFLLRNKVAGFIALGEIILCATGGEALYADMGHLGARPIRQAWSGVFVALVFNYLGQGAYLLRHPEAKNILFEMIFSHARTFYVPFLLLSITATIIASQAMISGMFSIVFQGINTRIMPMFRVDYTSWERRSQIYIGSVNWFLLFAVLFIMLQFQESSRLAAAYGLAVTGTMTLTGIMMIWIFSARKQHFFAFVSLLVTFIDITYLSANFTKLPHGGYWSLVIAFFPLATILLYTQGQRKLYRMMDFMPLEDFLLKFNRVYGTSERIKGTALFLLKDVREIPFYITQTMFYHGILYEDNIFVSLIKRDDPYGVAGFFREDLANGLRVFEMQMGYMEGIDVDEILREAAIDERVVFYGIEDISTRNIIWKLFAVIKRLTPTFIQFYMFPPKKLHGVITKVGL